The window CACCGTCGAGAACGCGCACCGCTTCGTGATCGACTTCGGTGGCAAGACGCTCGAGAAGATTCCCGCCGATCGCGTGCTCCGTGGCGTCGTCACGGTCGCGGGCGGCGACGAGTCGGCGACCATCCTCGAGCAGCAGGTGATCAAGAACGAGGTGACCGGCGGCTGGCGGCTCACCTTCATGCTGCGTCCGCAACGCCGCGGTCCGATCGACGTGCGCGCCTTCCTCGACAGTGGCGGCGACACGCTGACCGAAACGTGGTCTTACGTGATTCTGCCTTGAGCGACGGCGGTAACCAGGCGGCGGCCGATCTCGCGGCCGAGCGGGCGAAACGAGCGGCGGAGCGACGCACGGCGCTGTTCGAGGTCCCCGCCGACCGTCTCTTCCAGGACTGGCAGGGAGCGCACTCGCGCGCGCTGGCCTACCTCGGCGCGCTCGGCATCCCGAGCGAGGAGCGTCCCACGCTCGCGCAGGAGGCGGTGCAGCGCGCGCTGCAGGTGCAGCCGTGGGGCCCGGACAGCGACGCGGTCACCGAGACGCTGCGCGCGCTCGAGGAGATCCTCGAGAAGCGCGGCGCGGCGCTGCGCGCGCCGTGGGACCCGGCGACCGATCCGTTCCTTCCCTGGCGCGTCGAGTCGGCGTTCGGACCGGAGCCCGGCGTCACGGATCCCGGCGCCGAGCTGCCGGTGCGCGACGGCGTGCTGTGGTCGGGTCCGCCGCTCGCGCGCGGCGCGATGGTGCCCGAGAAGATCGAGCGGCGCTTCTTCCGCCGTCTGCTGCGCCGCCGGCGCACGACCGCCGAAGGCACGCAGGCGCGCTTCGGCGCCGAGCTGCGCCGTCAGCGCCGCCAGCTGCCGTGGACGCGCGTCGCCGCGCGCCGCCGCCTGCTGCTGCTCGTGCTCGTCCTGATCCCGAGCATCATCGCGAGCGGCTTCATGGTGAACGTGCTGCCCGATCAGGGCGGCACCTGGATCGAGGTCGCGATCGTCGTCCTGTTCGGCGCGCTCTTCGGCTGGATCTCGATCGGCTTCTGGACGGCGACGCTCGGCTTCTTCACGCTGGTCGGGCGCCGCGACCGCTTCGCGATCACCAACCTCGCCGACGCGCCGGCGGACGAGCCGATCTCGCCGGAGGCGCGCACCGCGATCGTCATGCCGATCGCGGAGGAGCCGGTCGAGCGCGTGTTCGCGGGGCTCAAGGCGATCCACGCCTCGCTCGAGCGCGCGGGCGTGCGCCAGCACTTCGACTTCTTCATCCTGAGCGACTCGTCGTCGCCCGACACCGCGGCGCGCGAGGAGGTCGCGTGGGCGACCTGGTGCCGCGAGATCCGCGGCTTCGACCACATCTTCTACCGGCGGCGACGCGTCCGGCAGAAGCGCAAGAGCGGCAACGTCGCCGACTTTTGCCGCCGCTGGGGACGCCGCTACCGCTACATGGTGATGCTCGACGCGGACAGCATCATGACCGGCGAGTCGCTGGTGAAGCTCGTCCGCATGATGGAGCGCAGCCCCGAGGTCGGGCTGATCCAGACGGTGCCGGTCGCGGTCAACCGACGCTCGCTGCTCGCGCGCGTGCAGCAGTTCGCGAGCCAGGTGTCGGGTCCGATGTTCGCCGCCGGTCTGCACTACTGGCAGCTCGGCGACGGCCAGTACTGGGGCCACAACGCGATCATCCGCGTCGAGCCGTTCATGAAGCACTGCGGCCTGCCGCGGCTCTCCGGCAAGCCGCCGCTCGGCGGCGAGATCCTGAGCCACGACTTCGTCGAGGCGGCGCTGCTCGGACGCGCGGGCTGGACGCTGTGGCTCGCGTTCGATTTGCCGGGCTCGTACGAGGAGGTCCCCTCGACGCTGCTCGAGGAGATGAAGCGCGACCGGCGCTGGTGTCAGGGCAACCTGCAGCACCTGCGTCTGCTGTTCAGCGAAGGGCTGTTCGGCGCGCACCGCGTGCTCTTCCTGAACGGCGTGCTGTCCTACGTGTCGGCGATGCTGTGGTTCGCGTTCCTCCTGCTCAGCACCGTCGAGGCGGTGATCATGGCGCTGCGCGAGCCGGACTACTTCCCGAACGGCCCGAGCTTGTTCCCCGACTGGCCGATCTGGCGACCCGACTGGGCGCTGGCGCTGCTCGCGGTGACGGCCGCGATCCTCTTCCTGCCCAAGGTGCTGAGCATCCTGCTGGTCGTGCTGCGCGGGCGGACGCGCGCGCACGGCGGCATCGTGCGGCTGTGCGCGAGCGTGCTCGTCGAGCTCCTGCTCTCGACGCTGCTCGCGCCGATCCGCATGGTGTTCCACACGCGCTTCGTCGTGCAGAACCTGCTCGGCCGCACCGTGACCTGGAAGTCGCAAGGTCGCGACGACGCCGAGACGAGCTGGGGCGAGGCGCTGCGCCACCACGGGCTCGACACGCTGTTCGCCACCGCCTGGGGCGTCACGCTGTACTGGCTCAATCCCGACTACTTCTGGTGGGTGACGCCGATCATCGCGGCGCTGCTGCTCTCCGTGCCGACGTCGGTGTACTCGAGCCGCGTCAGCCTCGGCGACCGCGCCCGGCGCCTCGGTTTGTTCTTGACGGAGGAGGAGACCTCGCCGCCGCAGGAGCTGCGCGACCTGTGGGAGAACGAGCGCATCGCGGCCGAGGCCAGCGCCAAGCTGCCGCCCGAGCAGCGCGACGGCTTCATGCGGGCGCTGATCGATCCCTACGTGAACGCGCTGCACCGCGCGCTGCTGCGCCGGCCGCGCAAGCTGCGCCCGTCGATCCGCGAGGCGCGCGAGCAGCTCGCCGAGCGCCTGCTGCGCGACGGCGTGAGCGCGCTCTCGCCGCGCGAGCAGCGCATCGTCTTCCACGACCCGGACCTCGTCGACCGACTCCACGCCGAGATCTGGCAGCTGCCCGGCGCTGGCGCTTCGCACGCGCGGATCGGCGGCGCATGAGCCGGCGGCGCCCCGCCGGGGCCCGCGGCGAGCGATCGTCCGCGTACTGGAACGACGTTGCGAGCGGCAGCGAGCAGGGCGCGCCGCCGCTCTGGCGTTTGCACGCGGACCGCGCGACGCTCGCGCTGCTCGAGGGCTGGTGGCCCGCCGGTCGCTGCGCGCGCGTCCTGAAGACGGACCTCTACGACGAGAGCCGCACGCGTGGGCTCGTGCCGGCGCTCGCCGAGCGCGCCGACGTCGTGGTCGGCATCGACGTCTCGACCGTGGTCGCGCGTCGCGCCGCGGCGGGCGGTCCCGTGCTCGTCGTGACGTCCGACGTGCGCGCGCTGCCGTTCGGTGCGGGCGCGTTCGACGTCGTGATGTCGAACTCGACGCTCGATCACTTCCGGGCGAAGGGCGAGATCGGGCGCGCCCTGCGCGAGCTCGAGCGCGTGCTGGCCGCCGACGGCAGCCTGCTGCTCACGCTCGACAACCCGCGCCACCCGCTGCTCGCGCTGCGCACGATGCTAGCGCCGATCTGGCGCCGGCTCGGGCTCGTGCCGTACCCGCTCGGCGCCACCTACGGCGCGCGGGAGCTACGCGAGGCGCTCGTCGCGAGCGGCTTCACCGTCGAGGCGCTCACCGCGGTGCACCACTTCCCGCGGATCGCGCTGGTCGCGGCGCAGCGCCTGCTGCCGGTGGCGCTGGGCGAGCGGTTGCTGCGCATCGCGGATCGCGCCGAGCGCTGCGGCGCCTGGCCGACCCGCTTCGTCACCGGGCAGTACGTCGCCGCGCTCGCGCGCCCGACGCGCGGGTGCGCGAGCCAGCAGGCGACGGATCGTCACGCGGCGGCCTGAGCGGCGCGCGCAGTCGCGATCCGAGCGCCGCGCGAAGCGGCACGTCCGATCTCAGCGTGAGGTCGGGCCGGAGCGCCGCGGGAAGGGACGGGCCCGAGCGCTGCGTGAGGTCGCTGCGGAGCGCGGCGTGAGGTGGCGCGGGAGCGCCGTGTGAGGTGGCGGCAGGAGCGCCGCGCGAGGCGCGCGTGCCGGCGACGCCACGTGGACGCCGCCGGCACGCACGGTTGGATCAGTGGTTGTGACCGGTGTGCGCGACCTGGCTCACGCCCATCGAGTGACCGGCGTGACCCGTGCCGCGGGTCGGGGCCATGCAGCCCTGGAAGTGCGGGAAGATCGGGTTGGTCGCGAGCGAGCGTCCGTGCGCGTCGTAACCCGCCGCGACCGCCTGGATGCTGGCCGCGAGCGAGATGTCCTCGCCCGGCGCCGTGGGCGGCATCGCGCCCGGCACGGTCGGGTCGATGTACTGCGCGCCGAAGAGCACGAACATCTCGTTCTGCGTGCTCTCGCCGCCCGTGATCGGGCACGCGTCGCAGAGGCCGTCGCCCGCGCCCGGCTCCGAGTCACAGGTCGCGTGATCGTCGGCGCCGTTGCACGGCGCGCCGATCTTGCCGGAGACGCACGCCGTCGGCTTGCACGTGCCGCCGACGCCGACGTTGGGCGGGATCAGCGACAGACGCGTCACCAGATCCACGTCGGGCGAGCCGTCTTCCTTCACGCCGTTGTTGAACACCGCGCAGTAGCGCACCGTGCGGTCCTTCGGATCCGGCGAGTCGAAGGCGAGCGGCGGATCGTAGCGCTGCTGCGTCGGGTCGCTGTAGTCCCAGCTCTCGTAGATGATCGAGCCGTCCGGCGCCTCCACCCAGAAGTACTCGCCGTGCCGGTGCACGTGGGCGAACAGGTGGAAGACGCGCGAGCCGATCGGGAAGACGTGGTCGTTACAGAACGTCTCCTTGGTGAACGGCGGGTTGTTCGGACGGAAGATCGCGCTGAAGTCGCTGATGCGCACCGCCGGGTACGTCTGATCCTTCGCGAAGAAGTAGTTCAGACGCGCGTGCATCGTGGTGTCGTGGTTCGTCGTGTTGAAGGCGTGCGAGTTCCAGTAGATCACGCCCTTCAGCGGGATCTGCGAGAAGACGCCCGGGTGGAACGGCATGAACGCCTGCGCCTGACCCGCGCCGCCCGCGATCTCGGCCGGCTGGTCCGACGGCGGACCGTAGCCGATGCAGGCGAAGCTCTCCTGGATCTCGCTGTGGCAGATCCCGCCGTTCGGGCACGAGCTGAAGTCCTTCGGATCACACACCTCGCCGTGGCGGTCGCCGCCCGAGCACGTCCAGGTGCCGAACGACGGATGGGTCACGTCGATCCCGCCCGGCTGGAAGTTGAGCGGCGAGTAGTAGAGCAGCAGGTGGTGGCTCTGCGGATCCTGACGGAGCTCGAAGCCGCTGAAGCGGAACAGCTCGCCGCTCGGATCCTTGTACTCGTCCGGCACCTGGTCGGTGAAGTCGTAGTAGGTCGCGAAGCAGAGCTCGTGCTCGCTCTTCGCCGGCAGGTGCCACTCCGGCATGACGAACTGGATGCCCTCGTCCGGCGCCGGCGGCGGCAGCGGCTCGATGATGATCGGCTCGGGCTCGGGCAGGCAGGCGTCGAGCAGCGACTCGGTGCCGATCACCGTGCCCTCGCGGGGCGCGCCCGCGTAGATCCACAGGCGGAGCAGCTCGAGCTCCTGCGGCGTGATCGGCGCGCGACCGGCCGGCATCGGCGACCCCGAGATGTCGACGCTCCCCGGGTTGGTGGCGGCCGCGAGCTTGAGCCACAGGTAGCTGCGGTCGTTGTCGCCGGGCTCGATCAGCTTGAGCGAGCTGCCCGTCGCACGCTTGTTGTAGATGTTGTCGTACGCGACGTCGGGCGAGAGGTTGAGGCCGCCCTGCGCGCTGGAGCCGTGGCAGATCTGCTCCGTGCAGCCGTGCCGCTCGAAGATCACCTGCTGGATCCCTTCGAACGTGCTCGAGAACGTTTGCTCGCAGCTCGGATTGCCCGGGTCCGGGCCAGGGTCGGGTCCAGGGCCGATCGGACCTCCGCTCCCGCCTCCGCCGCCGCTGTCACCGCAGGCCGCCGCCATGCTCAGCACCAGCGCGGCGAGAAGCGCGCGGCCGGCGCCGGCGAGGCTGCGCCCAAAGGTGGCGTCGTTGTCAAACTTGGCCATCGCTCGCGTCCCTCCGGGTGGGTGTCGGCGCGCAGCCCGCGGGCGCGCGCTCCATGCGAGGCCGATTGTCGCATACGATTCCGAAGGAAGGCCAGCCCTGCGACGCACGGGGCGGCCCTCGAGACCAAGCATTCGCAGCGCGCAGCGCAGGTCCGTGCGCGATCGGTCGAAATGGCTGCGCGAACGGTGCGTCATGGGGGCCGTTTTCGAGCCCCGAGCGCACCCCGCTCGCCCCGGATCCGGATGCGCGGGGCGGATCCGGGGCGAGCGTTCCCCTCGAGTGAGGCGCGCTACTCGCTCGTCGCCTCCACCTCCTCCATCGTGAGGCGCAGCTTCCGCGTCCTGGCGGTGCGCGCCAGCAGCGGCGACGCGACGACCGGATCGGGCGGCCGACGCAGGTGGAAGTCGGTCACGTCCTGGTACGCCGCGACGAGCGACAGCAGGCGATCCTCCGCGTACGGCATGCCGCCCAGGATCGCGCCGATCGGGATGTCGGACTGCGCGGCGGTGTTGAACTGGAAGCCGATCGGGAAGGCGATCTCCGGGAAGCCGATGATGTCGAACGGCACCGGATCGGTCTGCACGACGACGTCGCACACCGAGAAGATCTGCTCGAAGACGCGTCGCGCGAGCAGGCACTTGGCGCGCTGTC is drawn from Candidatus Binatia bacterium and contains these coding sequences:
- the mdoH gene encoding glucans biosynthesis glucosyltransferase MdoH, with translation MSDGGNQAAADLAAERAKRAAERRTALFEVPADRLFQDWQGAHSRALAYLGALGIPSEERPTLAQEAVQRALQVQPWGPDSDAVTETLRALEEILEKRGAALRAPWDPATDPFLPWRVESAFGPEPGVTDPGAELPVRDGVLWSGPPLARGAMVPEKIERRFFRRLLRRRRTTAEGTQARFGAELRRQRRQLPWTRVAARRRLLLLVLVLIPSIIASGFMVNVLPDQGGTWIEVAIVVLFGALFGWISIGFWTATLGFFTLVGRRDRFAITNLADAPADEPISPEARTAIVMPIAEEPVERVFAGLKAIHASLERAGVRQHFDFFILSDSSSPDTAAREEVAWATWCREIRGFDHIFYRRRRVRQKRKSGNVADFCRRWGRRYRYMVMLDADSIMTGESLVKLVRMMERSPEVGLIQTVPVAVNRRSLLARVQQFASQVSGPMFAAGLHYWQLGDGQYWGHNAIIRVEPFMKHCGLPRLSGKPPLGGEILSHDFVEAALLGRAGWTLWLAFDLPGSYEEVPSTLLEEMKRDRRWCQGNLQHLRLLFSEGLFGAHRVLFLNGVLSYVSAMLWFAFLLLSTVEAVIMALREPDYFPNGPSLFPDWPIWRPDWALALLAVTAAILFLPKVLSILLVVLRGRTRAHGGIVRLCASVLVELLLSTLLAPIRMVFHTRFVVQNLLGRTVTWKSQGRDDAETSWGEALRHHGLDTLFATAWGVTLYWLNPDYFWWVTPIIAALLLSVPTSVYSSRVSLGDRARRLGLFLTEEETSPPQELRDLWENERIAAEASAKLPPEQRDGFMRALIDPYVNALHRALLRRPRKLRPSIREAREQLAERLLRDGVSALSPREQRIVFHDPDLVDRLHAEIWQLPGAGASHARIGGA
- a CDS encoding class I SAM-dependent methyltransferase, whose protein sequence is MSRRRPAGARGERSSAYWNDVASGSEQGAPPLWRLHADRATLALLEGWWPAGRCARVLKTDLYDESRTRGLVPALAERADVVVGIDVSTVVARRAAAGGPVLVVTSDVRALPFGAGAFDVVMSNSTLDHFRAKGEIGRALRELERVLAADGSLLLTLDNPRHPLLALRTMLAPIWRRLGLVPYPLGATYGARELREALVASGFTVEALTAVHHFPRIALVAAQRLLPVALGERLLRIADRAERCGAWPTRFVTGQYVAALARPTRGCASQQATDRHAAA